In Nonomuraea muscovyensis, one genomic interval encodes:
- a CDS encoding response regulator gives MGIRIVIVDDQAMIRAGLRMIVETEPGMEVVGEAADGREAIAVARRTRPDIVLMDISMPRLDGLSAARELLDAPSPPKVITLTTFDSDENLYAALQAGTSGFLLKVSPPEQLIEAIRVVHAGDALLDPAVTSRVIATFASRREPAPSPRLAELTPRELEVLRLLARGITNAEIAGELYVGEATVKTHVARVLMKLGLRDRAQAVVFAYETGVVRPGVT, from the coding sequence GTGGGAATACGCATCGTCATCGTGGACGACCAGGCGATGATCAGGGCCGGGCTGCGCATGATCGTCGAGACCGAGCCCGGCATGGAGGTGGTCGGCGAGGCGGCCGACGGGCGTGAGGCGATCGCCGTGGCCAGGCGGACCCGGCCGGACATCGTCCTCATGGACATCTCGATGCCGCGCCTCGACGGGCTGTCGGCGGCCAGGGAGCTGCTCGACGCCCCCTCGCCGCCGAAGGTGATCACGCTGACCACGTTCGACAGCGACGAGAACCTCTACGCGGCGCTGCAGGCGGGCACCAGCGGCTTCCTGCTGAAGGTGTCGCCGCCGGAGCAGCTCATCGAGGCGATCAGGGTGGTGCACGCGGGCGACGCGCTGCTCGACCCGGCCGTGACCAGCCGGGTGATCGCCACCTTCGCCAGCCGGCGCGAGCCGGCGCCGTCGCCCCGGCTGGCGGAGCTGACCCCGCGCGAGCTGGAGGTGCTCCGGCTGCTGGCGCGTGGCATCACCAACGCCGAGATCGCGGGGGAGCTGTACGTCGGCGAGGCGACGGTCAAGACGCACGTGGCCCGGGTGCTGATGAAGCTCGGCCTGCGCGACCGGGCGCAGGCCGTCGTGTTCGCCTACGAGACGGGGGTGGTGCGGCCCGGCGTGACCTGA
- a CDS encoding serine/threonine-protein kinase, which produces MHANDRSLVGQEVAGYFIEDIVGKGGMAVVYLALDPRLSRRVALKILNPVLSVDDRFRQRFILESRTVASIEHPNIIPIYEANTDADGVLYIAMRYVDGLDLRRLINDRGPLPLGQANQIFAQVAAALDAAHAHDLIHRDVKPANILLAGDHVYLTDFGITKHRTSISGLTQTDQFIGTPRYMSPEQINKEHIDGRADQYALACVVYEALAGRLPFQRDNDIALLWAHLAEQPTPLSQMRPELPPQVDAVMARALAKSPERRYPNCSAFVTALRDAISGGLPEAVPVAAAFPARRRGTGRTGRGSRLPVIAATITAAVAALVLVVLVVVSQRGESWARYQSTPAAPLSFEYPEGWTVRTHEDLFALASPRAADFESLFVSGAGADWTNVAPIITEEPDSATGVYVQLSDTLSTTATDVQMKAMLEGLLPGKIDVSGPVPEQAGDAPATRYLGSLTDRESGARLGFVGYVVEREPKPLLLLYFCARNTCDDTTQARVRQSVRLS; this is translated from the coding sequence ATGCACGCCAACGACCGATCGCTCGTGGGCCAGGAGGTGGCCGGCTACTTCATCGAGGACATCGTCGGCAAGGGTGGCATGGCCGTCGTCTACCTGGCGCTCGACCCCCGGCTCAGCCGCCGCGTGGCCCTGAAGATCCTCAACCCGGTGCTCAGCGTCGACGACCGCTTCCGGCAGAGGTTCATCCTGGAGTCCAGGACGGTCGCCAGCATCGAGCACCCCAACATCATCCCGATCTACGAGGCCAACACCGACGCCGACGGCGTGCTCTACATCGCGATGCGCTACGTGGACGGGCTCGACCTGCGCCGCCTCATCAACGACCGGGGCCCGTTGCCGCTCGGGCAGGCCAACCAGATCTTTGCCCAGGTGGCCGCCGCGCTCGACGCCGCCCACGCGCACGACCTGATCCACCGCGACGTCAAGCCGGCCAACATCCTGCTGGCGGGCGACCACGTGTACCTCACCGACTTCGGCATCACCAAGCACCGCACGTCCATCTCCGGGCTGACCCAGACCGACCAGTTCATCGGCACGCCCCGCTACATGTCGCCCGAGCAGATCAACAAGGAGCACATCGACGGCCGGGCAGACCAGTACGCCCTGGCCTGTGTCGTCTACGAGGCGCTGGCCGGGAGGCTGCCCTTTCAGCGCGACAACGACATCGCGCTGCTGTGGGCGCACCTGGCCGAGCAGCCCACGCCGCTGTCGCAGATGAGGCCGGAGCTGCCGCCGCAGGTGGACGCGGTGATGGCCCGGGCGCTGGCCAAGTCGCCCGAGCGGCGCTACCCGAACTGCTCGGCGTTCGTCACCGCGCTGCGCGACGCGATCAGCGGCGGGTTGCCGGAGGCCGTCCCCGTGGCGGCGGCCTTCCCGGCCCGCCGCCGCGGCACGGGCCGTACGGGGCGCGGGAGCCGGCTGCCCGTCATCGCCGCCACGATCACCGCCGCCGTCGCGGCTCTCGTCCTCGTGGTGCTGGTCGTGGTCAGCCAGCGGGGCGAGTCGTGGGCCCGCTACCAGAGCACCCCGGCAGCGCCGCTGAGCTTCGAGTACCCGGAGGGCTGGACCGTGCGCACGCACGAGGACCTGTTCGCGCTGGCCTCGCCGCGGGCCGCCGACTTCGAGTCGCTGTTCGTCTCCGGGGCGGGCGCCGACTGGACGAACGTGGCGCCGATCATCACCGAGGAGCCCGACAGCGCCACGGGCGTGTACGTGCAGCTCTCCGACACGCTCAGCACCACCGCCACCGACGTCCAGATGAAGGCGATGCTCGAAGGGCTGCTGCCCGGCAAGATCGACGTCAGCGGCCCGGTGCCCGAGCAGGCGGGCGACGCCCCGGCCACGCGCTACCTCGGCTCGCTGACCGACCGTGAGAGCGGCGCCCGGCTGGGCTTCGTCGGCTACGTCGTCGAACGCGAGCCCAAGCCGCTGCTGCTGCTGTACTTCTGCGCCAGGAACACCTGTGACGACACCACCCAGGCCCGGGTGAGGCAGAGCGTGCGGCTGTCGTGA
- a CDS encoding zinc ribbon domain-containing protein, with protein MARLTALAGGAALALAMAVLPAALPAMAHDHPSGITDLVTPAVVRVEATAHVDITLLDHIGDLVHVERSYDVPIGAGTGTVVSPEGAIVTLTRTVKSEQDVAVYAANKIFAEHHDVKIPADFERHSLKDDVLDRHLKQCYPPLSSRATCIIDVTTDITVFPNVSPADPKGLKADLVKAGPRPDSPAVLMTSSRVVGSVGLPTAPLADKVPEAQGSPVGVAGFLGRPGADVPYTVEIAHLGRGGGTGETGRPFLDPDKKVDEPVKLGGLADRGMRGAPVIGDKDGHVIGILIGGGKDARMIGVREVTGALTKAGVAPRRGAIDAAFEAALTRYHTKYFTEAAPGFQRVLELYPGNVVAAALLKESLARRGGPEDLGARRAVAPSGGSMPLWPFIVAAGVLFVVAALGAILLWRRGRTPEPEQELPPPVATQPSPPPDEGASQTVVVRRSQPFAVIPQQKQVLTAPDSPPESPVVYCTACGMRLGPAHRFCGYCGHPSET; from the coding sequence ATGGCGCGTCTCACAGCTCTGGCCGGTGGAGCGGCGCTCGCCCTGGCGATGGCGGTGCTGCCCGCCGCCCTGCCCGCGATGGCGCACGACCACCCGAGCGGCATCACCGACCTGGTGACCCCCGCCGTGGTGCGCGTCGAGGCCACGGCGCACGTGGACATCACGCTCCTCGACCACATCGGCGATCTCGTCCACGTCGAGCGCTCCTACGACGTGCCCATCGGCGCCGGCACCGGCACCGTCGTCAGTCCCGAGGGCGCCATCGTCACGCTCACCCGGACCGTCAAGAGCGAGCAGGACGTGGCGGTCTACGCGGCCAACAAGATCTTCGCCGAGCACCACGACGTGAAGATCCCGGCCGACTTCGAGCGGCACTCGCTCAAGGACGACGTGCTCGACCGGCACCTCAAGCAGTGCTACCCGCCCCTGTCGTCGCGGGCCACCTGCATCATCGACGTCACCACCGACATCACGGTCTTCCCCAACGTCTCGCCCGCCGACCCCAAGGGACTCAAGGCCGACCTGGTCAAGGCCGGGCCGCGGCCCGACAGCCCGGCCGTGCTGATGACGTCAAGCCGGGTCGTCGGCAGCGTCGGCCTGCCCACCGCGCCGCTCGCCGACAAGGTGCCCGAGGCGCAGGGCTCGCCGGTCGGCGTGGCCGGCTTCCTCGGCCGGCCCGGGGCGGACGTGCCGTACACGGTGGAGATCGCCCACCTGGGCAGGGGCGGCGGGACGGGCGAGACCGGCAGGCCGTTCCTCGACCCCGACAAGAAGGTGGACGAGCCCGTCAAGCTGGGCGGCCTGGCCGACCGCGGCATGCGCGGCGCCCCCGTCATCGGCGACAAGGACGGCCACGTGATCGGCATACTGATCGGCGGCGGCAAGGACGCCAGGATGATCGGCGTCCGCGAGGTCACCGGCGCGCTGACCAAGGCCGGGGTCGCCCCGCGCCGGGGTGCGATCGACGCGGCGTTCGAGGCGGCCCTGACCCGCTACCACACCAAGTACTTCACCGAGGCCGCGCCGGGCTTCCAGCGCGTGCTGGAGCTCTACCCGGGCAACGTGGTGGCCGCCGCGCTGCTGAAGGAGTCGCTGGCCAGGCGCGGCGGCCCCGAGGACCTGGGCGCCCGGCGGGCCGTCGCGCCGTCGGGCGGCTCGATGCCGCTGTGGCCGTTCATCGTGGCAGCCGGGGTGCTGTTCGTGGTGGCGGCCCTCGGGGCGATCCTGCTCTGGCGGCGAGGCCGCACGCCCGAGCCGGAGCAGGAGCTCCCACCGCCGGTCGCCACGCAGCCCTCGCCGCCTCCCGACGAGGGCGCCAGCCAGACGGTGGTCGTGCGCCGCTCCCAGCCGTTCGCGGTGATCCCGCAGCAGAAGCAGGTGCTGACCGCCCCCGACTCCCCGCCGGAGAGCCCGGTCGTCTACTGCACGGCGTGCGGGATGCGGCTGGGGCCGGCCCACCGGTTCTGCGGCTACTGCGGTCACCCCAGCGAGACGTGA
- a CDS encoding hydantoinase/oxoprolinase family protein: MGYAIGVDVGGTFTDVVLRSPAGAVTVAKCLSTHDDPIVGIATGVTRVLGDLDPALVTRVVHATTLATNAVLERRGARVAFVTTRGFRSVVPLGRYARVEEDRYDLRFTPPPPPVDPADCFEVVERVSARGEVMTPLDPGSVRRAAREIARRGITSAAVCLLHSYANPAHERQVAAILRESVPDVVASSQVWPEMREYERATTTIMSAYIGPLMASYLSRLRDRLAELGVRAPVHVMESGGGVVSAELAARRAVATIESGPAAGVLAAAGAGFPDVISFDMGGTTAKACAVRGGRPEVTHEFHVGGTGSFGGRRAGTGVPIKTPAIDLAEVGAGGGSIAWLDAAGALRVGPRSAGSSPGPACYGLGGADPTVTDANLVLGYLGSATIPLSPPLAEKALDRLAGPLGVSRAEAALAVHTIVSAAMASAVHVVTVQRGIDPRGFALVASGGAGPMHAARVAGRFGIGRVVVPAHCGVASAAGLLAGALSTDRVLSRLDAADPAGLLDALAREAAGDLGVSPADPGVRVERSVDVRFRGQSHELTVPWSPSPEVLESGFFARYAQVYGIEQRGEVDLVGYRVRVTLPPPPAPPPAAATPTTPTTAPPPGTRAAYFPELGGYTAVPVHTRAGLPAALPGPAVVEDPESTIVVPPGWTASPGSAGAVHLLREEAPDA; this comes from the coding sequence ATGGGGTACGCGATCGGCGTGGACGTCGGCGGCACCTTCACCGACGTGGTCCTGCGCAGCCCCGCGGGGGCGGTCACGGTGGCCAAGTGTTTGAGCACCCACGACGACCCCATCGTGGGGATCGCAACGGGCGTTACGCGGGTGCTCGGCGACCTCGACCCCGCTCTCGTCACCCGCGTCGTCCACGCCACCACGCTGGCCACGAACGCGGTGCTCGAACGCAGAGGCGCGCGGGTGGCCTTCGTCACCACCCGCGGGTTCCGGTCGGTCGTCCCGCTGGGGCGCTACGCCCGGGTCGAGGAGGACCGCTACGACCTGCGCTTCACGCCGCCGCCCCCGCCGGTGGACCCGGCCGACTGCTTCGAGGTGGTGGAACGGGTCTCGGCGCGCGGGGAGGTCATGACGCCGCTCGACCCCGGCTCCGTACGGCGGGCGGCCCGCGAGATCGCCCGCCGCGGCATCACCTCGGCGGCCGTCTGCCTGCTGCACTCCTACGCCAACCCGGCGCACGAGCGGCAGGTGGCGGCGATCCTGCGCGAGTCGGTGCCGGACGTCGTCGCCTCGTCGCAGGTGTGGCCGGAGATGCGCGAGTACGAGCGGGCCACCACGACCATCATGTCCGCCTACATCGGGCCGCTCATGGCCTCGTACCTGTCGCGGCTGCGCGACCGGCTGGCCGAGCTGGGGGTGCGGGCGCCGGTGCACGTCATGGAGTCCGGCGGCGGCGTCGTCTCCGCCGAACTGGCCGCCCGGCGGGCGGTCGCGACGATCGAGTCGGGGCCCGCGGCGGGGGTGCTGGCGGCGGCGGGCGCCGGGTTCCCGGACGTGATCTCGTTCGACATGGGCGGCACCACGGCCAAGGCGTGCGCGGTGCGCGGCGGCCGGCCGGAGGTCACGCACGAGTTCCACGTGGGCGGCACGGGCAGCTTCGGCGGCCGGCGGGCCGGCACCGGGGTGCCGATCAAGACGCCCGCCATCGACCTGGCGGAGGTGGGCGCGGGCGGCGGCAGCATCGCCTGGCTGGACGCGGCCGGGGCGCTGCGCGTCGGCCCGCGCTCGGCCGGCTCCTCCCCCGGCCCGGCCTGCTACGGCCTCGGCGGCGCCGACCCGACCGTGACCGACGCGAACCTCGTGCTCGGCTACCTCGGCTCGGCGACCATCCCGCTGTCGCCGCCGCTCGCCGAGAAAGCCCTGGACCGGCTGGCCGGGCCGCTCGGCGTCTCCCGGGCGGAGGCGGCGCTCGCGGTGCACACGATCGTCAGCGCCGCGATGGCCTCGGCCGTGCACGTGGTGACCGTGCAGCGCGGGATCGACCCGCGGGGGTTCGCGCTGGTGGCCTCCGGCGGGGCGGGCCCGATGCACGCGGCGCGGGTGGCCGGGCGGTTCGGCATCGGGCGGGTCGTCGTGCCGGCGCACTGCGGGGTGGCGTCGGCGGCGGGGCTGCTGGCGGGCGCGCTGTCGACCGACCGGGTGCTGTCGCGGCTCGACGCCGCCGACCCGGCCGGGCTCCTGGACGCGCTGGCGCGGGAGGCGGCCGGCGACCTGGGCGTGTCACCGGCCGATCCGGGGGTGCGGGTGGAGCGGTCGGTGGACGTCCGGTTCCGGGGGCAGTCGCACGAGCTGACGGTGCCGTGGAGCCCGTCGCCGGAGGTGCTGGAGTCGGGGTTCTTCGCGCGGTACGCCCAGGTGTACGGGATCGAGCAGCGGGGCGAGGTGGATCTCGTCGGCTACCGCGTCCGTGTCACCCTCCCCCCGCCCCCCGCCCCGCCGCCGGCCGCCGCGACCCCGACGACCCCGACGACCGCGCCGCCCCCGGGCACGCGGGCGGCGTACTTCCCCGAGCTGGGCGGCTACACCGCCGTCCCCGTGCACACCCGCGCCGGCCTGCCGGCCGCGCTGCCCGGCCCGGCCGTCGTCGAGGACCCGGAGTCCACGATCGTCGTGCCGCCCGGCTGGACCGCTTCCCCCGGCTCGGCCGGAGCCGTCCACCTGCTGCGCGAGGAGGCCCCGGATGCGTGA
- a CDS encoding hydantoinase B/oxoprolinase family protein, producing the protein MRDTLTAEVLRNALMVAAEEASIVVVRSAYSTFIVEGSDASAAILDARGRLVAQSVATTLMNSMALRAALPELLKDVPPGTMSPGEVYVLNDAYRGGVHTNDLLVYRPVFAGGAPAYFTATMIHVSDLGGLSAGGMAPLATDVFLEGLQLPPVRLATAAGLEPAVEAILRANSRTPDKVMGDVRALVAGTAVAAARLGALIGEYGEAGLAAGIDDYLDHTEAMTRAALAELPRGRFEAAYPIDDDGITPGVAHHVRVAVTVGDGGVVVDFAGTGPQVPAAINASASQSLAAAVFAVRCFLDPALPMNDGCLRALDVRLPEGSLLNARSPHPCGGRYVPIYAAMEAVFQALSDAVPERAIAASGILQPFSIAAVGAPYWIHLAYDFGGVGARQGLDGPDATGVHFGIGRNSVPQAEPVESRCPLVVESIETIPDSGGPGRWRGGLGSRTVYRFLAECHVTTRGDRLRLPPPGRDGGLPGRVGGFLRRGRDGRLERLAAKVNNVRFAAGEAFVVETTGGGGIGPPGERDPGAVAADLASGRVTRRGAEEDYGVRVTADGSLSR; encoded by the coding sequence ATGCGTGACACGCTGACCGCCGAGGTGCTGCGCAACGCGCTCATGGTCGCCGCCGAGGAGGCCAGCATCGTCGTGGTCCGTTCGGCGTACTCCACGTTCATCGTCGAGGGCTCCGACGCCTCCGCCGCCATCCTGGACGCGCGCGGGCGGCTGGTCGCGCAGTCCGTGGCGACCACGCTCATGAACAGCATGGCGCTGCGGGCCGCCCTGCCCGAGCTGCTGAAGGACGTCCCGCCCGGCACGATGTCGCCCGGCGAGGTGTACGTGCTCAACGACGCCTACCGCGGCGGCGTGCACACCAACGACCTGCTGGTCTACCGGCCCGTCTTCGCCGGCGGCGCCCCGGCCTACTTCACCGCCACCATGATCCACGTCTCGGACCTGGGCGGGCTGTCCGCCGGCGGCATGGCGCCGCTGGCCACGGACGTCTTCCTCGAAGGGCTCCAGCTCCCGCCGGTCCGCCTGGCCACCGCCGCCGGCCTGGAACCCGCCGTCGAGGCGATCCTGCGGGCCAACAGCCGAACCCCGGACAAGGTCATGGGCGACGTGCGGGCGCTCGTCGCCGGCACGGCCGTGGCCGCCGCCCGGCTGGGCGCCCTCATCGGCGAGTATGGCGAGGCCGGCCTCGCCGCGGGGATCGACGACTACCTGGACCACACCGAGGCGATGACCCGGGCGGCGCTGGCCGAGCTGCCCCGGGGCCGGTTCGAGGCGGCGTACCCGATCGACGACGACGGGATCACGCCCGGCGTGGCGCACCACGTGCGGGTGGCGGTGACGGTCGGCGACGGCGGCGTGGTGGTGGACTTCGCCGGGACCGGCCCGCAGGTGCCGGCGGCGATCAACGCCTCGGCGTCCCAGTCGCTGGCGGCGGCCGTGTTCGCCGTGCGCTGCTTCCTCGACCCGGCGCTGCCCATGAACGACGGCTGCCTGCGCGCGCTCGACGTGCGACTGCCGGAGGGGTCGCTGCTCAACGCCCGCTCCCCCCACCCGTGCGGCGGCCGGTACGTGCCCATCTACGCGGCCATGGAGGCCGTCTTCCAGGCGCTGTCGGACGCCGTGCCGGAGCGGGCCATCGCGGCCAGCGGCATCCTGCAGCCGTTCTCGATCGCTGCCGTGGGCGCGCCGTACTGGATCCACCTCGCCTACGACTTCGGCGGCGTCGGTGCGCGGCAGGGGCTCGACGGGCCGGACGCGACGGGCGTGCACTTCGGCATCGGCCGCAACTCGGTGCCCCAGGCCGAGCCGGTGGAGAGCCGCTGCCCGCTCGTGGTGGAGTCGATCGAGACGATCCCCGACTCGGGCGGACCCGGCCGGTGGCGGGGCGGGCTCGGCTCGCGCACCGTCTACCGGTTCCTGGCCGAGTGCCACGTCACCACACGGGGCGACCGCCTGCGGCTGCCCCCGCCGGGCCGCGACGGCGGCCTGCCGGGACGGGTGGGCGGCTTCCTGCGACGCGGCCGGGACGGGCGGCTGGAACGGCTCGCGGCCAAGGTGAACAACGTCCGCTTCGCGGCGGGCGAGGCGTTCGTGGTGGAGACGACGGGCGGCGGCGGCATCGGCCCGCCCGGGGAGCGCGATCCCGGGGCGGTGGCGGCCGACCTGGCGTCGGGCCGCGTCACCCGGCGGGGCGCCGAGGAGGACTACGGGGTCCGGGTCACGGCGGACGGCTCGCTCAGCCGCTAG
- a CDS encoding Uma2 family endonuclease yields MGEGEIRDNEQVTAMATTEPTTGRTVLPGVPPFTVDDLLKFPDDGNRYELFNGSLLVSPAPTPLHQLAITEMLYVLRRASPPDLVPLTTVNLRVSDKDYYIPDIVVVPKASVESVPLMFSPSDVRLAIEVVSPSTQGRDRALKASAYAAVGIPSYWRIELAEGPALYVYELDGKTYGPPVAYKAGTVVTLQQPYTISFDPADLIA; encoded by the coding sequence GTGGGCGAAGGCGAGATCCGCGACAATGAGCAGGTGACCGCGATGGCGACGACCGAACCGACCACCGGGCGCACGGTCCTTCCCGGCGTGCCACCCTTCACTGTCGACGACCTGCTCAAGTTCCCCGACGACGGGAACCGCTATGAGCTCTTCAACGGGAGCCTTCTGGTGAGCCCTGCCCCCACCCCCCTGCACCAGCTCGCCATCACCGAGATGCTCTATGTGCTGAGACGAGCGAGCCCCCCGGACCTGGTGCCGCTCACGACCGTGAATCTGCGGGTGAGTGACAAGGACTACTACATCCCCGACATCGTGGTGGTGCCGAAGGCATCGGTGGAGTCTGTTCCGCTGATGTTCTCCCCCAGCGATGTCCGGCTGGCGATAGAGGTGGTGAGCCCCAGCACGCAGGGGCGCGACCGGGCCCTCAAGGCGAGTGCCTACGCGGCGGTCGGCATCCCCTCCTACTGGCGGATCGAGCTTGCCGAAGGCCCCGCCCTCTACGTCTACGAGCTCGACGGCAAGACCTACGGACCGCCGGTCGCGTACAAGGCCGGAACCGTCGTCACCCTGCAGCAGCCGTACACCATCAGCTTCGACCCCGCCGATCTGATCGCCTAG
- a CDS encoding adenosylcobinamide amidohydrolase, whose product MKLTHRVEDGARLGALLWEFGPGWRMISSAILGGGIGRRAWVLNAQVVAGYARMDPADHLASLAPPGEGVGMMTAAEVGRHVVAEDAGVRAVATVGLRVPTWAAAPEGAADPELAPMLSPRPGTINIIAALPVAMTDAALVNAVMTVTEAKTQALVEVGYPGTGTASDAVCVAVRADGPQEPFAGPRSTWGARLARAVHAAVRRGAEEWHGRD is encoded by the coding sequence CGCGTCGAGGACGGCGCGCGGCTGGGGGCGCTGCTGTGGGAGTTCGGGCCGGGCTGGCGGATGATCTCCTCGGCCATCCTCGGCGGCGGCATCGGGCGGCGCGCCTGGGTGCTGAACGCCCAGGTCGTGGCCGGCTACGCGCGCATGGACCCGGCCGACCACCTCGCCTCGCTGGCGCCCCCCGGGGAGGGCGTCGGCATGATGACGGCCGCCGAGGTCGGCCGGCACGTCGTGGCGGAGGACGCCGGGGTGCGCGCGGTGGCCACGGTCGGGCTGCGCGTCCCCACCTGGGCCGCCGCCCCCGAGGGCGCCGCCGACCCGGAGCTCGCGCCCATGCTGTCGCCCCGCCCGGGCACGATCAACATCATCGCCGCCTTACCGGTCGCGATGACCGACGCCGCCCTGGTCAACGCCGTCATGACGGTGACGGAGGCCAAGACCCAGGCCCTGGTGGAGGTGGGCTACCCGGGCACGGGCACCGCCTCGGACGCGGTCTGCGTAGCGGTCCGCGCGGACGGGCCCCAGGAGCCGTTCGCCGGGCCCCGCTCGACCTGGGGCGCCCGCCTCGCCCGCGCCGTCCACGCCGCCGTCCGCCGCGGCGCCGAAGAGTGGCACGGCCGTGACTGA